A segment of the Cenarchaeum symbiosum A genome:
TCGATATGCTTTACAAAGTCGCTGGCTAGAAAGGCTGCAAAGACCGTCTCAAAGTACAACATGATAGGCCGCGGGGACAGGGTTGCAGTCGGCGTCTCCGGGGGGAAGGATTCGCTTGTGCTCCTGCATATACTCGAGCAGATGTCGCAAAAGTGGGGCTTTGAGCTCGAAGCTGTGACGATAGACGAGGGGATACCCGGGTACAGGGACGAGGCGCTATCTATAGTGGAGGAGTACTGCGGCAGTCTGGGCGTTGCACACCGCGTGTACGCGTACAAGGATCTCTTCGATATGACGCTTGATGAGGCGTTAAACATGAGGGGCGAGAATAGCCAGACTTCATGCTCGATATGCGGGACATTGAGGAGGAGGGCCATGGACCATGCCATACATGACACGGGGGCCGACGTGCTGGCCACCGCGCACAATCTGGATGATACGCTGCAGACGTTTTTAATCAACATGATCTCGGGCGATACCGACAGGATAGCCTGGATGGACCCCGATACATCGTCAAACGAGCTGCGCAAGATAAAGCCGTTCTGCGAGATATATGAATCAGAGATAGTATTCTATGCGTTTGCCAACAAGATACCGTTCCAGGCAGAATCGTGCCCGCACATGGACGAGGGGATAAGGACTGAGTTGCGCATATTTCTCAACTCGCTAGAAGAATCACACAGCGGGGCCAAGAACAGCCTGTACAGGTCGGTCATGAAGGTTACAGAGGCGCTAAGGCCGGAGGTGCACAAGGAGAGGCAGCAGTGCCCCGGATGCGGGAACAGCTGCACAGGCGGGGTATGCTCTGTATGCAGGACCATATCGGGGCTCCGGGGCACGGCGCAAGGCGAGGCGCCCGGGACGGCATAGACCCCCGGGTTTTCCCATACAGAAAGATCTATACGGTAGAATACAGCGAGATATACCATGGCACCAGACGGCAATCCGCTCGAAGAAGCATTGGCTCGCATGAGCGACGAGCAGAAGCTGGCGCTGCTCCGGCTGTCCATAGAGGCCGAGAAGGCGGAAAAATCGGGATCCGATGAGGAGCTTGAAAAAATGCTTGACAAGAGCTGGACGGACTATGCCCTCAAGCCCGGGGAGAGCATCGATGATCTTGCCCGTGAGGCAGCCGAGTACCAGAGGCGGCACGAGGAGCTAAATGAGCTTATTCGCAGGATGAAAAGCAGAAAGGATGATGCCGATGCAAAGATGGCCGCATTTGCGCTCGATCTTGCCTTTGACGAGATAACCAACCCGGCCACCAAATTATGCAAGAGCAAAAAGAGGCTCGACGGGCTGATCGGCAGGCTGGAAGGCAGGCAGGGGGATGCTGACGCGCACATGATGGCAGAGGCAATCACAGAGTACAGGAACGCCATTACCAGGGATCCAGAGTGGCTCTAAAGCGGGGGCGCCCTACGGGCCTGCCGGTCTATCCAGCACCCTGGCGCCTTAACGCAAATATAATACGCCTTTGTAGGGATTGCGGTAGTAGGGAGGATTGGGGTGCCAGCCGTGCCCCGTTCTGAAACCGGCTATATGCAGAGATCAGTAACTGCTGGGTAAATCTCTGGATAGGCAGTACCCGCTTGGCGTGCGGAAATGAAATCACGCCGAGGCGGGTGGTTGCAGGCCCGGGACCATCCGAAGGGATGGCTCTGAGGGCCGGACCATCGAAAGGGACCAGGTCCGGGAGGGAGCAGTCCTAAGTTGGAGCATCCACGCTTCCTCGTCAACGTGGCGGATCTTGTGCGCCTTGAAAAGGGGCTGTCGGTCCAGACCGGGTCCGGCAGGGCTACTACCGCAGTCGCATGGAGCGGGAGCTCCGCGCATTACCTAAAGAGTTTAATTGATTATGCAGGCGTGGCACCGCGGTGAGATGGCAGAGCGGTTATGCGTGGGCCTGCAAAGCCTATCTATGGGGGTTCAACTCCCTCTCTCACCTTCAATACTGTGTCCGGCGTCGACCCCAGCTCAATAGTTCGCAAACAGTAGGAGATTTAACCGGGTCCCCTGTGGGGGATATATGAAGGCAAAGTTTCCCTCAAAGTGCCCCTCCTGTGGCGATCAGATAAAACAGGGCAAGGAGATAGCAAAGGACAGCTCTGACAGGTGGGTGCACCAGCACTGCTGTGATACGACAGAAGAGCTCCCCTAGGCGCATCTTTATCCGTGAGTCCTGCATACCTATACGCATGGGGGCGGGCCGGGCTGGACGTGTACGCGGGAAAAGAGTTCTGTGATCTGTACAGAAAGCTGGAAAATGACGAGCGCATCAGGTGTGTAGTGCCGGAGTATGTGGAGCACCTGCAGGGCGGAGGCCCCCTGAGGCTTGGCAGCAAGACAAAACGCATTATACGCATCATCGATGACGACCAGAGGCTTGGCATCACGGAGATGTGGAAGTACGATGTCACCGGCAGCTACAGGATGCTCTATGCGCATTTCAAGCCCGGCTGGGAATGCACCATCAAGCGATGCAAGGAGAACGCCATACCTGCTATAATAGGGTGTGATCTTGAACGGGACCGGGAAAAAGAATGCGCCATACTGCACTGGATAGGCAACCATGATGACTACGACAGGAGGCAGTGTCACGGCAAGAGCCGCGGCAAGGGCGCCGGGGGCAGGGCCCGCAAAAAGCTCAAGGAGGCAAAGGCCGGGGAAAAGCCCAGGCCCAAGAAGAATCGGGGCCCCCCCAGGAAATAGGCCCCTGCATACCGCGTATGGGCCCCTGTGCCATGAAACCACAGATTATAAGCCCGGGCGGGCCTGTACATTTTATGGCATTAATCTGGATAGCAGTCGGCGTGGGGATTGCCGTGATCCTTGTGTTGATATTGAAGATAATCCAGACGCCGCGCCACAAGGCGGTCTCTGTCGACTATTACTGTAAGATGTGCGGGGAAAAGACCAACGGGCTAAAGTGCCCCCGGTGCTCCAAGAACGACCCGTTTGGAAGGTAGCACGGCTAGATTTTTAACTGCGGGCCGCCCACGGTACAAAGTTGGAGACCAAGGGTGCGGGCCTGTCTGTATATGCTGAAAAGTGCAGCCGGCTCCTCGAGCAAAAAGAGATACGCTTTGCGGGGATAATAGACGAGGAGGGCAGCCTC
Coding sequences within it:
- a CDS encoding ATPase of the PP-loop superfamily (COG0037) translates to MIGRGDRVAVGVSGGKDSLVLLHILEQMSQKWGFELEAVTIDEGIPGYRDEALSIVEEYCGSLGVAHRVYAYKDLFDMTLDEALNMRGENSQTSCSICGTLRRRAMDHAIHDTGADVLATAHNLDDTLQTFLINMISGDTDRIAWMDPDTSSNELRKIKPFCEIYESEIVFYAFANKIPFQAESCPHMDEGIRTELRIFLNSLEESHSGAKNSLYRSVMKVTEALRPEVHKERQQCPGCGNSCTGGVCSVCRTISGLRGTAQGEAPGTA
- a CDS encoding hypothetical membrane protein, whose amino-acid sequence is MKPQIISPGGPVHFMALIWIAVGVGIAVILVLILKIIQTPRHKAVSVDYYCKMCGEKTNGLKCPRCSKNDPFGR